From Scatophagus argus isolate fScaArg1 chromosome 2, fScaArg1.pri, whole genome shotgun sequence, a single genomic window includes:
- the LOC124051789 gene encoding lysozyme C, milk isozyme, with protein MPHEFSEKRVEMRALLLFLLAALGCSLTEGRLVSKCELRDELTSVIGDLPEQAKRKGLTVENLVAKIVCHAEVASGFNTSAVNQLTSESGEHHSGENSRERNIRDKRHARRTQSNTGTPHDDDAVWTLYGLFQLSNHLVCSDGTNPSPNICDMDCNDLLDDDIHDDMNCLLQIFTNLVDNGFGAAHWEELKKMIRLIYQRGCRDKNASEYFAECL; from the exons ATGCCACACGAGTTTTCAGAGAAAAGAGTCGAGATGAGAGcacttctgctgtttcttttggCAGCGCTGGGCTGCAGTCTGACTGAAGGAAGACTTGTGTCCAAATGTGAACTGAGGGATGAACTGACAAGTGTGATTGGTGACCTGCCGGAGCAGGCGAAGCGGAAGGGGCTGACGGTGGAGAACTTAGTGGCCAAGA TCGTCTGTCACGCTGAGGTGGCATCGGGTTTTAACACCAGCGCGGTCAACCAGCTGACCTCCGAGTCGGGAGAACATCACAGCGGGGAGAACAGTAGGGAGAGGAACATCCGGGACAAACGGCACGCCAGGCGGACTCAGTCCAACACCGGGACTCCACATGACGACGATGCGGTCTGGACCCTCTATGGGCTTTTCCAGCTCAGCAATCATCTGGTCTGCAGCGACGGCACAAATCCGTCGCCCAACATCTGTGACATGGACTGCAACG ACTTGCTTGATGACGACATACATGACGACATGAACTGCCTGTTGCAGATCTTCACCAATCTTGT tgaCAACGGTTTTGGAGCAGCACACTGGGAGGAGTTAAAGAAAAT GATCAGGCTCATCTaccagagaggctgcagagacaaaaatgcCTCTGAGTACTTCGCTGAATGCTTGTAA